The region TAAGACAACTGAGGGGGAAAATAAAATATACACTTTGACACTGGGGCAACATCCTGATGGCACTTCCGAAAAAGGGTTTTTGGGAGTTTATTATGGCACAGATGGAGTAAAAAATATACCGGTAGGACTTTCGATCGGCGAGTACCCCGCCCATGAATATCTGGATATGCTCAAAGGCCTGCCTTCCATGCTCACAGGCGTAGCTGGCTGGGTAATTATGTTAGGTCTGCCCATAATCGGATTTGCAGGAGAAGGATTCCCCGGGTTTAGTGGCACCCTTGCCCAGTTCTATGAACCCGTTGGGTGGGGTGAACCTCTCGGTGTAGGAGTTTTCTGGATTGCCAACAGCCTTCTTTGGATTGGATGGCTGAACTTCTATGTAGGCTTATTCAACTGCCTCCCTGCTGTACCGCTGGATGGAGGACATGTATTCAGGGATTACCTCCAGTCATTCCTCAAAAGGTTTACAGGAGATGAAATCAAGTCAACCACCCTTGCAGGAACCATAGCAGGCACATTTACGATATTTATCATATTGTCCTTTGTCCTGATGATATTCGGACCCTACATAGTACATGGTTTCTAAACACAGGATGGATGAAAATGAAATTACCGGCCATGTGGAGACGATCACTGTACCATTACATGGGCATTTCCCTGGGAGTGGTGATCATCGATACGATCGTCTTCCTTCTGCTGGTAAATTATGAAGGACAAACGCAATATTATAATCCTGTTGATGCTATATATTGGGTAATCTCAACTGCCACTACTGTAGGTTACGGAGACATTGTATTAACAAGTCCAATCGGCAAAATTTTTGCCATCTTCGTACAATTAAGTGGTGTAATCATGGTATTTGGTATTTTGATTACTTTTGTCATCACACCGTGGTTTGAAAGATCCCTGAACATGCCCCTCCCTGCAAAAGCCCCGGAATCTATCACTTCCCATATCATAATATGTGGTTATAATAAATTGATGCAAACTCTTATAGAAGAACTGCAGGAACAAAATGTAAGTTTTGTAATAATTGAGGAAGATGAAGAAGTGGTTCGCAGGCTTCTCGATCAAAATCTTTCCTGCATATATGGCAGGGCTACAGAAGATAAAACCCTGGAAAATGCCAGAATAAAAAATGCCCGTTTTTTAATAGCCAACCGCTCGGACGAAGAAAACGCCAGTATTGTACTTACTGCTTCAAACCTTGCAGATACTTATATAATATCAGTTGCAGAGGATTCTGCCAATATCAAGTATCTCAAATATGCAGGTGCAAAAAGAGTCGTCTCCCCAAAACTTGTACTCGGACGATTCCTTGGGAAAAAAGGATTGGACCCCTATGTCAGAGGGCTTGGCGGAGCGACTGCATTTCTGGGAGATAATAATATTGTAGAATTACCAGTCTATCCTGCAAGTTCCCTTATTGGCAAATCATTAAAAGAAAATGATATTCATACAAAGACGGGCGCTAACATAATCGGCTTAAGATAAGAAGGCAAATTACTCCTTAAAGTTGAGGACAGGGAAATAATCAAGGAAAATACAGTGCTGCTTGCAACCGGCACCATGGAACAGTTAAGTGATTTGAAAGATCTCACAAAATAAGAGGATTGGAATGCAACGGGGCCATATAGTAGTTCTTGGATATGGGGATGTAGGTAAAAGGGTTGCAGAAATACTTGATGAGACCAAAATCCCCTTTGTAATTGTAGATTCGAAGGAAGAACTTTTTTTCAAAAAGGATTTTGAATATATTATAGGAAACGGTACAGATGAAGAAATCCTGAAGAGTGCAGGCATAGAGGATGCCTCCACAATTATAATTTGTTTAAATGATGATACTGATGTAATTTTTGCAACTCTGGTGAGCAGAGGCCTAAACCCCGATTCAACTATATTTGCAAGGGCAAATTCGGTAGAATCCATTGATAAAATATACAAGGCGGGAGGCGATTATGTAGCGTCTCTGTCCATTGTTGCCGGGCAGATGCTGGCAAAAATAACCTCTTTATGTTACTATTCAGAAGAATACTGCCCGATAGACGAGATCATGTTGTATGAAGGGATCGAGATCGAACGGTATGTTGTGGATAAAAGGATGGAAGGCAGAACAGTGGGCAGTCTTGGTCTGTATGAAACTACAGGCTGTCGTATTATTGGTTACATGAAAAATGAACAGGTACACATCGACGAACTGGATGACATCGTACTTGAAAGGAACGATGTCATATCGGTTGTAGGGACACGGGAAAATATTGCCCGCTTCAAAGCAAAATACAAAGATGTAAAGGATAAATGAGAAATGTTTACGGACCCTCTTCTCCTTGCATTAATTATTCTGTTCCTTTCCTCTGTTTTTGCATATCTGGGAATCGGGGGAGCGGTGATCTACGTGCCTCTTTTTTACTGGATAGGGATCGACCTGCGAATAGCTATTCCGCTTTCCCTTTTGCTCAATGTGGTTACTACCGGTTCATCCTCATTTATATACCTGAGAAAGAAAACAATTGACTTCCATGCTGCAATCCCCTTTCTGGTATTCTCGGTTATCGGGGCACCCATCGGGAAATACATAGGGACACAGATCTCAGAAAATGCAATTATTTCAATTTTCAGTTTTGTCATAGTCCTTGTAGGTTTGATTATGATGGCCCCCGGTTCAAGAAATGCGATCCTGCCCAAACCTGCAGATAAAAAACGTTTGCTCATGGGATTGCTGGTCGGTCTTGGAGCGGGGGTATGTGCCGGTTTACTGGGTATCGGGGGAGGTTCTTTTGTAGTTCCCCTTCTGCTGGCCTTCGGATACGGAGTCCGGGAGGCCGCTGCAACATCTTCGCTGATTGTTCTCGTCTCTTCGGCTTCCGGTCTGGTGGCTCATCTCAACAACATATCCCTTACAGACAGCACAGTAATTTCACTTGGATTAGCTGCCTTCATTGGAAGCCAGCTGGGATCCCATATCATGTATACACCTAGGGGCAACCTTGAAGCATTCTCCAGAAAATATTTCAAAAATATTTTTGGACTTTTTCTTATTGTGGTTGCGCTTCTCTTACAATATCGAGTCCATTTTTAAATGTCGCTTATAGAAAAGTTTAATAAACGTTATCACTATGATAAGGCTGCTTCCTGCGGGCCCGTGGGGTAGCCAGGATATCCTGATGGGCTTCGATGTAACCTGGAAAGGTGCGAAGATACCCATTGACTCGTGTTCGAATCACGGCGGGCCCGTTCTGTTTTAAATGGTAGTTGAATACCAGTTACTTATTCATCCAGATTTATTTCAAAACCTACAACCGGTTGTCCAAGCCCGAAATTGAGTATGACTTGCGGATGAATTTCTCCCATCACACCCACCTTTGTGCCATTTACCAGAATATCTGCTTTTCGGCCTTCGATAAATGCCGGATCTTCTGATGGACTAACTGAATAAGGAATATTTCGCTCCAGCATCATAGAATCAACGATTTCCCTTATTTCCTCGAAATTTGCCAGTGCATGAATAGACGTAGCTGCCAGATGCAGCTTATTTGCACAATTTACGATAGCCTCACCTACCTCAAATATGCGCTGAGGCAGTTCATGATGCTGGTTCAGGGAAAGAATTTCCAGCTGGTTGGGCAGAAGGGTCGTGCGTATCATTGTCTGATCTTCACTGATGGGATGCATAACAGGCGTCACATCTTCTGTATGTGGCCTTCTCATATTATCAAAATGCACTTTCTCACTGGTAAGAGTGAATGGCATCACTTCAGAATATCCCAATCCAACCATAATCTCCCTGATATTATCCTGTATCAGGGAAAGGGGATGTGCCTCACCGGTTGTTGAAGTGGACGGGAATATTGCCTCAATATTGTCAAAGCCTACTGAAATTGCAATGTCTTCAATTATATCATAATTATGCAGGATATCTGCCCTGTAGGGAGGAATTTCTATCTCCACTACATTTGTGCCTGCAGGTGATGCCGCATAACGCATTCTTCTCAAATGGCTTGCTACTTCATCTGATGTGAAGTCCATACCAATAAGGGATTTTACTTCATCCATTGAAATAATGCGTTTTTCCGGTGAAAGATCAGGAGTGAATTTTGATTCCCCGTCGGGATAATTGATCTTAACAGATTCAATCCTGCCTCCACGATCAGCAAGTGCAGCCACAACAATGTTAAGGGCTGTATAGACTTCCGCACTCAGACCTGTTACATCTATGAAAAGGTCGGTGGTATTTTTGTCCACCATCGTTAGTGTTCCGTTTATAATAGGTGGGAAGGAAAGCACCTGATCCTTAGCATCAAGTATAAGGGGATATTTTGAATAGCCTTCAAGAAGAGGGGCAAAACGTGTGCCCTTTGGATGTCTTTCAAGAATATCTGCCAGGCTCATGGGTTCGGTGAAATCGAGGGGAACAAATTCCACTGATGGGTCCGCACCGATATACCTGAAAGGTGGTTTGATCCTCGAAAGGTCATGAACCCCTATTGATACTTTCTTACGATCCCTACCCAACCCCCAGTGCAGGGATTCCTGCAGGTCCATCAGAGCTTTTATTGAGGATTCGGTGAATTTGACTCCGCGGACAATCGCACAAGCAAGCACAGGACGGATATTCTTTATATCATCGTCTAGAGATATTTCAACATCTGAATGTTTAATATCATATTTTACGGGACCTGTTTCAATATCCATAAATCCCCGCATTGCTCTGGAAACACCTTCGACACTATATAGGTCGGGACGATCAGGGAAGAATTCGATATCAATGGATTTCTCTTCAAGACGTTCGATATCTGCTCCGATCATGGGAACCCTGTCTATTATGCTATCCCTGTCAGTACCTGTAAGTTTCTCAAGGTCTTCATAATCCAGTGTTATAATGGGCATGGGGATCTTCCGTAAAGTTGGTCTGTATGCTTGGAAAGTAATGGGCATCTAAGATTTAATGTTTTTCATGGATTTGGCAGAGAAGGAATTATCCATAACTATAATAATGATAATAATATTATTAGTGGTATATATCTACACTGCGTTCAGGCCCATAATACCCACAAATAACAATTAATTTCCGGTGACAAAATGAGTGATGAAGATTCCGTAAAAAAGGGTATGGATAATTCAACCAAGGAAGATTATTCAAAGAACAATAAAAATTCATCCACTGGAAAGCAAGAAGAATCGGGATTAATAGAACCAAAACTTTTCAAACCCGGATCATTCCATAAAAAAGAAAATTTCCCTCAAAAGGGTACCCTATTTGTTGAAGAAAAGAAGGATGAAATTATTTTCACACCTCTCAAAGGTGAAAAAATCATACATAGAGAAAATTCATCTGCAAACAAAAATAATGAAGAGCAAAGAATAATATCAAGTGAAGAATCAGATGTTTCCGATTCTAAAGAGGATTTACCAAATATATTCACTCCACCTCCAGAAAATGAAACTACTGACAAAAATATTGGCAATATACAGGAAAAAACAACTGAAGCCATTGACACAGAAGACCTGAATGAAAACGATATGGCAAAGGCATCCTCATCTCAAGTTCCTGTTGCCACCGATGACACGGAAAATTTACTGGCGGATGAACTGGAAGAGGAAGATAAAGAACCAGACGAAAAGACTGATTCGCAAACTAAAATAAAAACAAGTTTCAAAAATATTAATTTTGTCCAGAAAATACGTAATCTCCTTGAAAGAGAAATAGAACCAATTGAACAGTATGATCCTGCTATCCATGGCCCAATTACATATTTTGAAGGAATAGCAAATTATGAAGAAATTGAGAGATATTGGCTTGATGAGCCGTTTTGTTTTGTTGTCATACTTTATAATGAACTCCTCAATGATTATCTATACCAGATAGTTGAGCC is a window of Methanohalophilus mahii DSM 5219 DNA encoding:
- a CDS encoding potassium channel family protein; translated protein: MKLPAMWRRSLYHYMGISLGVVIIDTIVFLLLVNYEGQTQYYNPVDAIYWVISTATTVGYGDIVLTSPIGKIFAIFVQLSGVIMVFGILITFVITPWFERSLNMPLPAKAPESITSHIIICGYNKLMQTLIEELQEQNVSFVIIEEDEEVVRRLLDQNLSCIYGRATEDKTLENARIKNARFLIANRSDEENASIVLTASNLADTYIISVAEDSANIKYLKYAGAKRVVSPKLVLGRFLGKKGLDPYVRGLGGATAFLGDNNIVELPVYPASSLIGKSLKENDIHTKTGANIIGLR
- a CDS encoding potassium channel family protein, giving the protein MQRGHIVVLGYGDVGKRVAEILDETKIPFVIVDSKEELFFKKDFEYIIGNGTDEEILKSAGIEDASTIIICLNDDTDVIFATLVSRGLNPDSTIFARANSVESIDKIYKAGGDYVASLSIVAGQMLAKITSLCYYSEEYCPIDEIMLYEGIEIERYVVDKRMEGRTVGSLGLYETTGCRIIGYMKNEQVHIDELDDIVLERNDVISVVGTRENIARFKAKYKDVKDK
- a CDS encoding sulfite exporter TauE/SafE family protein, encoding MFTDPLLLALIILFLSSVFAYLGIGGAVIYVPLFYWIGIDLRIAIPLSLLLNVVTTGSSSFIYLRKKTIDFHAAIPFLVFSVIGAPIGKYIGTQISENAIISIFSFVIVLVGLIMMAPGSRNAILPKPADKKRLLMGLLVGLGAGVCAGLLGIGGGSFVVPLLLAFGYGVREAAATSSLIVLVSSASGLVAHLNNISLTDSTVISLGLAAFIGSQLGSHIMYTPRGNLEAFSRKYFKNIFGLFLIVVALLLQYRVHF
- the pheT gene encoding phenylalanine--tRNA ligase subunit beta; translation: MPIITLDYEDLEKLTGTDRDSIIDRVPMIGADIERLEEKSIDIEFFPDRPDLYSVEGVSRAMRGFMDIETGPVKYDIKHSDVEISLDDDIKNIRPVLACAIVRGVKFTESSIKALMDLQESLHWGLGRDRKKVSIGVHDLSRIKPPFRYIGADPSVEFVPLDFTEPMSLADILERHPKGTRFAPLLEGYSKYPLILDAKDQVLSFPPIINGTLTMVDKNTTDLFIDVTGLSAEVYTALNIVVAALADRGGRIESVKINYPDGESKFTPDLSPEKRIISMDEVKSLIGMDFTSDEVASHLRRMRYAASPAGTNVVEIEIPPYRADILHNYDIIEDIAISVGFDNIEAIFPSTSTTGEAHPLSLIQDNIREIMVGLGYSEVMPFTLTSEKVHFDNMRRPHTEDVTPVMHPISEDQTMIRTTLLPNQLEILSLNQHHELPQRIFEVGEAIVNCANKLHLAATSIHALANFEEIREIVDSMMLERNIPYSVSPSEDPAFIEGRKADILVNGTKVGVMGEIHPQVILNFGLGQPVVGFEINLDE